The following nucleotide sequence is from Gordonia jinghuaiqii.
GCCGTTCCGCCGCGAGGCGGGTGAGTGTGTCGCGCACGACGCCGGTGGGGATACCGAGCGCGGCGGACGCGTCGGGCACGGTGAACGGGCCGTGGGTGCGTGCGTACCGGCCGATGAGGTCACCGACCGGATCGGGGACTGGCTCGAGGCATGCGGCCGGAATACCCAGCGGCGCAGGCACTCCCAATGCGTCACGCAATCGGGCGGTGTCGTCGATCGACGCCCACAGTGCGCGCCGGTTGTGGTTCACCGAGATGATCTGACCACTGCGATGCAGCTCGCTCAGCACCCCGTCCACCGGATCGGCACCGCAATAGCGGGCCGCCACCTCGTCGGTGTCGAGAGGGCCCAGCCAGCGCAACACGTCGACGACGTCCTCGGCGTCGCGCGCCCGACGTTCGGGGGCGAGGCGCTGCAGCCGGGCGATGACATCGGCGATGACCGCCGGGTCGAGGAGTTCGCGGAGGTCGACGCGACCGAGCAACTGTGCGAGCAGGCTCGTGTCGAGCGACAGCGCCGCCGCCCGGCGCTCGGCGAGGGGTGCGTCGTCGGCGTACATGAAGGCGCCCACATAACCGAACAGCAGCGACGCCGCGAATGGCGACGGGCTCGGGGTCTCGGTCTCCACGACGCGGATTCGGCGTGCACGGATGCGGGTGAGGAGGTCGAGCAGGGCGGGGAGGTCGTAGACGTCCTGGAGGCATTCGCGAACCGCTTCGAGGACGATCGGGAAGTCGGGGAACTTCGAGGCCACCGAGAGCAGCTGGGCGCTGCGCTGGCGCTGCTGCCACAGCGGGGCGCGGCGGCCGGGGTCGCGGCGTGGTAAAAGCAATGCGCGAGAGGCGCATTCGCGGAACCGAGACGCGAACATCGACGAGTCGGCGAGGCCGTCGGTGACGAGCTGTTCCACGTCGTCGGGATCGAGGAGGAATTTCTCGGCGCCCGGTGGGGTGTCGTCGGTGTCCGGCAGGCGGAGGATGATCCCGTCGTCGGAGGCGGTGGTGGCGCCCTCGAGGCCCAGTGTCTCCATGAGCCGCTGCGAGATCGCGCTCGCCCACGGCGCATGGACGCGGAGGCCATACGGGGAGTGCAGGATCACCCGCCAGTCGCCGAGCTCGTCGCGGAACCGCTCGACCACCAGGGTGCGGTCGGTGGGAAGGTGTCCGGTCGCCTCGCGTTGTTCGGCGATGAGCGCCGCGAGATTGGTGCGGGCGTTCTCGGTGAGCCCGAGCCGTTCGGCGTGGTCGTCGAGTTTCCCGGGGTCGGCGATCGTGCCGGTGAACGCGCCGATGGCCGCGCCGAGCTCGGCCGGACGGCCGATGGCGTCGCCGATCCAGAACGGCAGGCGGCCGGGCTGTCCGAACGCCGGCGAGACCAGGACCCGGTCGTGGGTGATGTCCTCGATCCGCCAGCTGGTGGCGCCGAGGGCGAACACGTCTCCCACGCGCGACTCGTAGACCATCTCTTCGTCGAGTTCGCCCACACGCGTGGACTTCTCGCCCACCATGAACACCCCGAACAGGCCGCGGTCGGGGATCGACCCGCCCGAGGTCACCGCGAGTCGTTGGGCACCGCGCCGGCCGGTGATGACGCCGGCGTCGCGGTCCCAGTTCACCCGCGGGCGCAGCTCGGCGAACTCATCAGAGGGGAAGCGACCGGCGATGAGGTCGAGGGTCGCGTCGAACACGCCCCGACCCAGTTCGCGGTACGGCGCGGCGCGTCGTACGACCTCGTACCAGTGGTCCACGTCGAGGTCGTCGATCGCGGCGGCGGCGATCGTCTGCTGGGCGAGGATGTCCAGGGGGTTCTGCGGAACCCTGGTCTCCTCGATGGCGCCGTCGAGCATGCGGCCGACCGTGACGGTGCAGTGCAGCAGGTCGGTGCGGTGTTTGGGGTACAGGATGCCCTGGCTGATCTCACCGACCTGGTGGCCGGCGCGCCCGATCCGCTGCAGTCCGCTCGCGACCGACGGCGGGGCCTCCACCTGGATCACCAGGTCTACCGCGCCCATGTCGATGCCGAGTTCAAGCGAGCTCGTGGCCACCACGCAGGCCAGCCTGCCCGCCTTGAGGTCGTCCTCGATCTGGGCGCGCTGCTCCTTGCTGACCGAACCGTGATGGGCGCGGGCGAGGAGGGGCTCGGCGCCCGAACTCGCCCCGCTGCCCATCACGAATGCCGGGGCGCCGCCCGCGACCGTCGGATTGGCCGTCGGCTCGGCGGGCGAGCCGGACCGTTCGGCGTGGATCTCGTTGAGGCGCGCGGTGAGCTTCTCGGCCAGGCGCCGCGAGTTGGCGAACACGATGGTGGCGCGGTTCGCCTCGATCTGGTCGACGATGGAGGCCTCCACATACGGCCACAGTGATCCGGCGGTGGGGGAGAAGGCGTCGTCGAGCGCGGCGGGGTCGGCGTCCGACGGCGGTGCCGGGATGTTGGCCATGTCCTCGACGGGGACGTCGACGCGCAGGTCGAAGGTCTTGTCCGCCTTGGGTTTCACCACCTGGCACGGGGCCGCGCCGGACAGGAAGCCCGCGACCACCTCGGGGGGCCGGACGGTTGCCGACAGGCCGATCCGCTGGGCGGGTTTGTCGAGCAGTTCGTCGAGACGTTCGAGGGTCAGCGCGAGGTGGGTGCCGCGTTTGGTGGCCGCGACGGCGTGCACCTCGTCGATGATGATCGCCTCGACGCCGGTGAGACTCTCCCGCGCCGCGGAGGTGAGCATCAGGTACAGCGACTCCGGAGTGGTGATGAGAATGTCCGGCGGTGTCTTGACCAGCGCACGGCGGTCGGCAGCGGAGGTGTCTCCGGAACGCACCCCGACGGTGATGTTCGGTTCGGGGAGGTCCAGCTCCTGCGCGGCCCGCGTGATGCCGGTCAGCGGCGCACGCAGGTTCCGTTCGACATCGACGGCCAGCGCCTTGAGCGGTGAGATGTAGACGACCTTGGTGCCGGGGGTGCGCGATCCGGTCTCGGCGGCGAGCCGGTCGAGGGCCCAGAGGAACGCCGCCAGGGTCTTGCCGGAACCGGTCGGCGCGATGACGAGGGTGTTCGCGCCATCGGCGATCGAGGTCCACGCACCCTTCTGTGCCGCCGTCGGCTTGGTGAACGCGCCGGTGAACCATCGCCGGGTGGGGGCGGTGAATCGATCGAGCACCGATGGGCGAGGCATCTCTCCACTATGTCTCACGCGTGTGACAGGGCGCGGTATACAGTCACCTCACGCCTGTACGGGGAATCCGGTGAGAATCCGGAACGGTCGCGCCACTGTGTACGCCGACTCGGGGAATGCGGTCGAGGATTCGACGATGCCCCGGAGACGACGTGAGTCAGGATGCCGTGCCGGCGACACCTGATCCACAACTCTCCGACGCGAGATCGGCGAAAGGACAATTCCATGACCGCTCCCCGTACGTCCGAAGCAGTCACACCCTCACCACGCGCGCTGGCGGTACCGAATCTGTCGGTCGCGAGCGCAGCGCTCTGGCTCAGCCTGACCGTGCTGCTCGCCGGGCTCGCCTATTACTTCCTCGGCTACGACCAGGGCGTCGTGTCCGTCTTCGGCGAGGACACGCATGTGCACGAATTCGTTCACGATGCCCGCCACTTCCTCGGCTTTCCCTGCCACTGAGCCGGTCTGAACCGACCACTCGCCGACTCAGGAGTCGACTTCACATGGAAAAGAAGTTCATCGGCGCGGGCCTGTTGGCAGGCCTGATCGCCGGAATCATCTCGTTCGTCTTCGCGCGTATCCATCTCGA
It contains:
- a CDS encoding ATP-dependent helicase → MPRPSVLDRFTAPTRRWFTGAFTKPTAAQKGAWTSIADGANTLVIAPTGSGKTLAAFLWALDRLAAETGSRTPGTKVVYISPLKALAVDVERNLRAPLTGITRAAQELDLPEPNITVGVRSGDTSAADRRALVKTPPDILITTPESLYLMLTSAARESLTGVEAIIIDEVHAVAATKRGTHLALTLERLDELLDKPAQRIGLSATVRPPEVVAGFLSGAAPCQVVKPKADKTFDLRVDVPVEDMANIPAPPSDADPAALDDAFSPTAGSLWPYVEASIVDQIEANRATIVFANSRRLAEKLTARLNEIHAERSGSPAEPTANPTVAGGAPAFVMGSGASSGAEPLLARAHHGSVSKEQRAQIEDDLKAGRLACVVATSSLELGIDMGAVDLVIQVEAPPSVASGLQRIGRAGHQVGEISQGILYPKHRTDLLHCTVTVGRMLDGAIEETRVPQNPLDILAQQTIAAAAIDDLDVDHWYEVVRRAAPYRELGRGVFDATLDLIAGRFPSDEFAELRPRVNWDRDAGVITGRRGAQRLAVTSGGSIPDRGLFGVFMVGEKSTRVGELDEEMVYESRVGDVFALGATSWRIEDITHDRVLVSPAFGQPGRLPFWIGDAIGRPAELGAAIGAFTGTIADPGKLDDHAERLGLTENARTNLAALIAEQREATGHLPTDRTLVVERFRDELGDWRVILHSPYGLRVHAPWASAISQRLMETLGLEGATTASDDGIILRLPDTDDTPPGAEKFLLDPDDVEQLVTDGLADSSMFASRFRECASRALLLPRRDPGRRAPLWQQRQRSAQLLSVASKFPDFPIVLEAVRECLQDVYDLPALLDLLTRIRARRIRVVETETPSPSPFAASLLFGYVGAFMYADDAPLAERRAAALSLDTSLLAQLLGRVDLRELLDPAVIADVIARLQRLAPERRARDAEDVVDVLRWLGPLDTDEVAARYCGADPVDGVLSELHRSGQIISVNHNRRALWASIDDTARLRDALGVPAPLGIPAACLEPVPDPVGDLIGRYARTHGPFTVPDASAALGIPTGVVRDTLTRLAAERRVIEGDFLPEAPPADSPVGAVQAQQTSQWCHTDVLGQIRRGSLAASRAEVAPVGTEVLTRFLLDWQHASPGTQLRGADGVATVIDQLAGYPLPASAWESLVLPARVSDYAPAMLDELLSTGEVLWSGHGRIGSSDGWVALHPADVAALTLPDPDEIDTTTVHDAITAALTPGGALRFPQIAATIYGSEASPPTTTPAADTETALWDLVWAGQVSNDTFAPLRALLHPRRTPSSPRSAPAHRARGRAPRLRAGRLSARYLTDHATSPPVSPTASGRWFALDHPSTGPTVATQALCDQLLTRYGLITRGSVTAEEVTGGFARVYKALTVFEDNGHVRRGYYVDGLGGAQFASPATVDELRRHALPDRKPPREATVLAATDPANPFGAALEWPRSRDADAGHRPGRKPGALVVLVDGELVCFVERGGKTLLTFTESIPGLESAAGALVALVRAGRISRLTIDHIDSEPVRATDFGKVLVEAGFSTTPRGIRLRFGAHA
- a CDS encoding CbtB domain-containing protein, producing the protein MTAPRTSEAVTPSPRALAVPNLSVASAALWLSLTVLLAGLAYYFLGYDQGVVSVFGEDTHVHEFVHDARHFLGFPCH